In Phycisphaerales bacterium, the sequence GTGGTTCGAGATAGTGGTGTAGCCGAAGCCGACGTTGTTGGAGAAGATGCAGTTCTTCACGATGGCGCCGGGGGCATCGAGACAGCCCAGAGCGGGATCGACCGTTGGGAGAGGGGTGCCGGGTGCGAATATGCCGATCCGATTGTCCACGAAGGTGCAGTTTCTGAAACTGGACCCCGCGCCGGCCTTCACGGCGGAGCCGGATTGGGGGAAGGTTGCAGCCCCATCGATGACATATCCGTTCGAGGAGCGACAGCCTGTGAACACGCAATCGAACGCCCCGACTGGACCCTGAGTGATGATCGGCGTCCCACCCACGATGCGGCCACGCCCGAAGAAGGAGCATTTCTCAAGATTGATGGCGTTTGATCCAGTCGCATAGATGGCCGTGTTCCCGAATCCGTTCGTTTCGGATGCCGTGAAGGTGCAGGACTTCGCGATGAGTGTGGAGGAGACGAGGAGCATGCTGCCGCCGACGCCGGGTGGAGTGGACCTCTGCTTGACGGTGCACTGTTGCCACCCGCCGGTCCCCGGGCGATTCTCAGAGAATGCGCAGCTCGACATCTCAATGATCGAGTTCGCAGCGGCAATCGCCGCACCTGAGCCGGCGTCTTGCAACTCGGGAAACCCACCTGAGCAGCCAGCTCCTTGGCCATTGCTGCTCGCATTTCCAACAAAATGCACATTGTGCATTACCACAACTGCAGAGAAGATCTTGATGCCGCCACCATGAGCTCCCGGATACCCCCCACTTCCAAAGCCCATCTCGTCACTGGAGAACACATAGGGTTGCAAATTGATGTTGTTAATGATTTTACAACGACTCAGTCGCAGCGGAGCATTTCGCACAGTGACGCCACCACCTTGGACGATCGTCCCAGATGCTGTACCGCCCTTGCCGGCAGTGATTGTGAAGCCATCCACAACGGTTTCGGGCACCGTGTTGCTCGGAAAATTGAGAAATAAAACTGTTCGGTCGCTGCCGCGGAGTGTGGTCGCATGAAGATCAACATCGCGCGGGGACGACGTGTTTTCCGTCCCTTGAAACCCTCCAAGAAGAACGACTCCTGGAACCGGGGTGAAAGACGATCCATTGGGTGGTGTGTACACGCCTGTGGCCACCCACACCTCATCGCCCGCGTCGGCAAGAGCGAGCGCCGACTGCACATTCTGGAACGCGTTCGCCCACGTCAGCCCGTCACCACCAGCCGGCGCGATCGCCTTCACGTGATAGATTGTCCCCAGTGCGCCGGCCGAGAGATAGAGATGGGCACCGGCGAGGATCAGGCCACGGTTACACATTGAGTTCCGCTTGACCATTGGATTCTCCATCATCGGCGTTGACACGCCTCGAGAATCGCATCGTACTCGACGCGTGGTGGGCGCACAACAGAACTTCAGGCACGGACCGGAGATTCTGGCCGCGGTTCATGATGCCTTCACATCACTTGTTCACGATGCAAAGCCCGGGATGAGTCTCGAATATCAGCACCCGGCCTGGAACCGCTGGATGTAGTAGAGCAGGTCATCGATAGTCACGGCACCGTCTTGAGTGGCCGTGCCCGTGCCGTTGTCCACGTCGGCGGCGATGTCGCCCGTGGCGAAGATGGTCAGGTAGTACAAGAGGTCGTCGATGGTGACGGCTGCGTCTGGCGTGCCGCTCCCTGTGCCGTCGTCGACATCGGCGATGCAGGGCGTGGCGAGCGAGGCGACGAGCACGGCCGTGGCAAGAAAGCCCGTCGTGTCGGGGTCGCGGAATCGGACGCCGATCGCGATCTCATTCGAGTCGGAAAGCCCGCTGGACGCGGGGGTCGATCGGAAGGCGAAATCGGCGACGACGCGCGCGTCGGTGGTCGCGGGATCAGGATCGATATCGATGGTGTCGCCGGCACGGATGATCTGGTGCAAGGCTCCACCTGCGTCGGTCATCCACACGCCGTTGGCGGCGGGACTCCCGGGGATCGTGACGGCGGCGGGAAGGGCGATGCGACCCTGGTTGTTCAGCGTGGCGCGTTGGAAGAAGTTGAAGGCGCTTCCCGCGGGCGTGCCCGGCGGGTGCTGGCCCGTGCGGACGAGCATCGTGAGCGAGCCGGAGAGATCGGTGAAGATGGCTCGATCGCCGTTGGCAAGCCGGGCCTCGAAGGCGATGCGTCCCGTGTCGCTCATCGCGAGATTGGAGAAGGCGCCCTGCGTCGCATAGGTCGTGCCCGTGCCCGGGGCGGGTTCGCCGTCGGCGGCGAGAAGGCGAAGGCCAGCCGTGAACGAACCGGCGAAGACACCGACGCGAACGATGTTCGAGGGTGGCTCGCGGAAACTCGCGAGGAAGATCGCCTGCCCGGCGGTGTCGATGCGCACGTCGGAGAAGATGATCCGGCTCACTCCGGGCGCGAGGACGCCGGGCAGCGGCTCGGAGGCCTGGAGCAAGAGGGATTCGGCGGCGGTGCCGGCATGGAAGATCGCGGAATCGCTGACGGTCGACGTGATGCCCGGGCCCGACAGACGCGTGACGAAGACGACGTCGCCCGGGTCGTTGAATCCGAACTCGATGAACGCGCCGTCGTCGGCATGGACGACGCCCGCGGGCCGGCCCGGAATCTGTTCGCCCTCGCGCGCGAGGAGCGCGATCGAGCCGAAGTTATCGCTGAAGATCGCGTGGTCGTTTGTCGCGGTGACGCCCGTTCCGGCCAGGGCCGCGTCGAAGGCGATGTGGGCATTGTTGTTGAGATAGAGAGAGTACACCTGCGGATCGAGATCGCCGTAATCAGCGCCCGTCCCTGGGGCCGGATCTCCCTCGCGCGCGCCGAGCGCAAGAGCACCCGAGGTGGTCGTCCAGATGCCATAGTCGGTGACGAAGGGCCCAGAGAGCAGCCGAGCCTTGAAGGCGAGGTGCCCGTTCTCGTTGAGAATCGGCGGCAGGAAACTCCAATATCCCACGCCAGTTCCCGGCGCTACCACCTGATCACGCGCGACGGTCTGGATCGTGCTCCCCAATCGGGCGATGATGCCCGTGCCCGCCAGCATGAAGCCCTCGCGGAACTCGGCCCGGAACGCAAGATCACCGTTCGCGTTCATCGCCGGGCCCGTGTCCCACGAGAACGAGTTGTTAGTGACATCAAACGAGTTGAAGACCACGCTCGCGGGTTGCCCGGGCACGGGCTGACCCGAGAGCACGATGGGGCGGTAGACCACATCGGTGTCGGCGGCGATCGCCACACCGGACCAGAGCGCGACACCCACGACCGGAATACCTCGCCGAAACCCTCCCCGCGCACAACGGAACGGCATGTGCATTCTCCCCTGTTGCATCCACGATGTCGTGTTCGATACATCCCGCCGATGCATAATGGAAGCGTATCCATATCCGGCCACGCACAGTGGCGTCAGCACCCGGCCTGGAAACGCTGGATGTAGTAGAGCAGATCGTCGATCGTCACGGCACCGTCTTGAGTGGCCGTGCCTGTGCCGTTGTCCACGTCTGCGGCGATGTCGCCCGTAGCGAAGATGGTCAGGTAGTACAAGAGGTCGTCGATGGTCACGGCATCGTCGGGTGTGCCTGTGCTGCTGCCATCGTCGACGTCGGCGAGGCATAAGCCGCCGGTGCCGAGGACTTCGCCCTTGAGGATGAATGGAAGTTCGTAGGCTCTGCCTTCGGTGACGCCGGCGACGTAGCCCTCGCGGCCTTCGAACCAGACGCGAGGGCCGGCGCTGCTGCCATCGATGGAGTTGAGGAGGCGCGCGTTGTGTCCCGTGACGGCATCGCGCGGCGAGACGAGGGGCGTGAAGACATTCTGCGAGGGGCTTGAGGCGCCCGTGAAGGACCACTGGATCCAGTACTCGCCGGGCGCGAGGCGGGCGTTGTTGGGGAGGCTATCGAGCGAGACGGTGTAGGCGTAGACGGGTCGGACGGTGGTGGTGCTGGAGATGCTCTGTCGATGGCAGACAAAGACGCCGCCACCGAGGTCGGCAGGGTCGAGTACGAGGGGCGATTCGAGCACGGGACTGGGGAGCGGATCGGGTGGCGTCTCGGGTGAGTCCGCGGAGAAGGGAGCCGCGGTCCAGAGATTGACCTCAATAGAAGTCACCGTCGGCGAGGTCTGGCCGGTCTGGAAGGCGAAGACGGTGAGCGTGTCGAGGTCCCAGCCTTGGCCGGCGGACTCGGGGACGACGAAGTTCTCGGCGACGGCGACGGCGACGGGGACGGTCGCGCCGATGCCCGTGGTGCTGAAGTTGAAGGTCGAGCCTGGGATATTGAACTGGTCGCTGTTGCTGATTGGCAGGCCGTCGATGGCGCCAGTGCCGCCGGTGGGGTTGGTGATGATGGGCCCGTTGTCGTGGAGGACGGTCTGGGCGTGGACCTCAATCGCGAGCGCAAAGAGACCGATCGCGAGCGGAACACAACCTCGCGCCGACGGGAAAACACGATCGAACATGGGCCACCTCCTCACCATTCCCACGAGAGCCACGCGGGACTCTACGCCGGTGTCGAGCCGCGGCCGATCAGCACCCGGCGCCGAATCGATCGAGGAAGAAGAGGAGGTCGTCGATCGTGACCGCGCCATCGCGGGTGCCGGTCCCCGATCCGTCGTCGAGATCGGCCTGGAGCGTGCCGGCGTTGAAGACCCCAAGCATGTAGAGGAGGTCGTCGATAGTGACGGCGGCATCGGGGACGCCCGCGCCGCTGCCGTCGTCGAGATCGGCGAGACAGATCACGGGCGTGTGCGTCCCGATCCCACCGACGAACGGCATGGCGATGGTTCCATTGGGCCCCGCGACGGCACCCCAGGAGTTCGTCTCGGCGTTGTACAGGTACCGAGTGATGCCCCCCGAGGTGTGGTTGGCGATGAATAACTCTCGGCCGTTCGGGGAGAACGCGCCATCGATGCAGCCTGGCGACATGAACTGGGAGAGATGGGTCAGGTTGTCCTCGCCATTGAACCGGAGTCGATGGACGCGCCCGGTGATATCGAAGATGTACAACTCGCGGCGGTCGGGCGTGATCTTCATGTTGTGATTGAGTGCCGAGCCGGGAATGAGGATCGATCCAAGCGACGTGACCGAGCCGTCGTTCTCGAGACGGAACCGCTTGACCGTGGTTGTGGCATCCGAGACAAAGACGACTCTTCCATTGGGGTGGACCGCGATGCCGCGCGAAGCGAGGGGGCTGCCGAAGGACCCTCGCGGCGTGACGACACCGGACTCGTCAAACGAGAAGCGATAGACGCCGTTGTTGATGGTGCACGCGAACATCTCTGTGCCAGCGGCGTTGAACGCGATTTGGTGGACGCCGATCATGCCGGACGCGGTGATATTCTGGATGAGCGTCGCGCTGCCGTCGGGGTTGAGCGTGAAACGGGAGATGCTCCCCGCGCCGGTGACGTTGCCGTGGCGATTGCTGATGAAAAGATCCGTCGCGGTGCGGAACGCAGCGCCGGATGGATCGAAGACCTCGGTGACCGGGAGGTCCGCACGAGGGACTGGAATGGGGAGCGTCCCCGCGAAGAAGTCGAATCGTGAGACGGGTCGCCAGTCGGCCTGGTTTGGGTGTGATCCCTGCGGCGCCTGGGCGACGACGAGTTGATACTCCGGCGTGCCGGCCGCGAGACACGTTGAGCACAGACCGACCAAGACGATCGCTACACGACGCAACATGTGAATAACTCCGGTGGGTATCTCAATGAGGTGGCCTCAGTCTACCGAAAGGCGGCAGATACACAAGCCGATCGAGAGTCACAGAGTCCGAGAACTCTCCGGCGTGCGTGTTGCATC encodes:
- a CDS encoding right-handed parallel beta-helix repeat-containing protein, which gives rise to MSSCAFSENRPGTGGWQQCTVKQRSTPPGVGGSMLLVSSTLIAKSCTFTASETNGFGNTAIYATGSNAINLEKCSFFGRGRIVGGTPIITQGPVGAFDCVFTGCRSSNGYVIDGAATFPQSGSAVKAGAGSSFRNCTFVDNRIGIFAPGTPLPTVDPALGCLDAPGAIVKNCIFSNNVGFGYTTISNHVGKVGTVTSSCIDTLDEFPPATILFTDPRFVDPDGPNGIPGDADDDYRLSPGSPCIDAGNNAAYPITSSTTDLLGNPRFLDDAYTVDTGLGAAPLIDIGAIEFVQTLPVCVADVDNGQGEGQRDGAVTVDDLIFYLAYFNIGAHQTDVDDGSGTGTPDGAVTIDDLLYYLIRFNAGC